The Sandaracinaceae bacterium genome window below encodes:
- a CDS encoding SDR family oxidoreductase, with protein MARRPTAHRNRPTPRDRVALVTGAASGLGAALTRQLLAEGARVLALDLSLAALDAQHGAHANLRKRAHDVRDRADAALAVAELVDTWGQLDLAIHNAGVVGGGPLQQFDPATSDRILDVNLRGVLHGTEAAYAQMCRQGTGQIVNVASMAGLHAVPYSAVYAASKHGVVGLTLSLREEARPKGVRVSVACPGLIATAIFSSATDAGGYQYAQQVARVPGGAQTPEEATRALLDGAARDEAVITFPRSSRALALATRLAPGLLRRAIGLTMSPR; from the coding sequence GGGTTGGGCGCGGCGCTCACGCGGCAGCTGCTGGCCGAAGGGGCGCGGGTGCTGGCGCTCGACCTCTCCCTCGCGGCGCTCGACGCCCAACACGGCGCGCACGCGAACCTCCGCAAGCGGGCCCACGACGTGCGGGACCGCGCGGACGCGGCCCTCGCGGTGGCCGAGCTGGTGGACACGTGGGGGCAGCTCGACCTGGCCATCCACAACGCGGGCGTGGTGGGCGGTGGGCCGCTCCAGCAGTTCGACCCTGCCACGAGCGACCGCATCCTGGACGTGAACCTGCGGGGCGTGTTGCACGGCACCGAGGCCGCCTATGCGCAGATGTGTCGGCAGGGCACGGGCCAGATCGTCAACGTCGCCTCCATGGCCGGGCTCCACGCGGTGCCGTACTCGGCGGTCTACGCAGCGTCCAAGCACGGTGTGGTGGGCCTCACCCTCTCGCTGCGCGAAGAGGCCCGCCCGAAGGGTGTGCGCGTGAGCGTGGCCTGCCCCGGCCTGATCGCCACCGCCATCTTCTCTTCAGCCACCGACGCGGGGGGCTATCAGTACGCTCAGCAGGTGGCGCGTGTCCCGGGTGGGGCGCAGACGCCCGAGGAGGCCACGCGTGCCTTGTTGGACGGGGCCGCTCGCGACGAAGCCGTCATCACGTTCCCGCGTTCCTCGCGGGCCCTCGCCCTGGCCACCCGCCTGGCCCCGGGGCTGCTTCGGCGGGCCATCGGCCTGACCATGAGCCCGCGCTGA